The DNA region TGCCGTGACCGATCCGTCCCTGGGGAACAAGGGCATCTCCTGTTTTGCTATCGAAAGCAACACGCCGGGCATTGGTGTCGGCGCCAAAGAGAAAAAGTGCGGCATGCGCGCCTCCGATACGCGCGAAATATCTTTCCTCGATGTCAATGTCCCTAAACAAAATATGATCGGCGAGCGGGGCGCCGGATTCAAAATGGCTCTGACCATTCTCAACTCCGGCCGTATCGGGGTCTCGTTCCAGTCGGTCGGGATTGCCCGGGCGGCGCTGGAAGAATCCATCAAGTATTCCAAAGAGCGCAAGCAGTTCAAACAGCCGATTGCCAATTTTCAGGCGATACAGTTCAAGCTGGCCGATATGGCCACCGTCATTGATGCCGGACGTCTCCTCGGCTATCGGGCGGCACAGTTGAAAGATGAGGGGAAGAGTATCCAGCGGGAAGCCTCCATGTCGAAACTGTTCTGCAGCCAGATGGCCAATCATGTCGTCAATGATGCCGTGCAGATTCACGGCGGGTACGGCTATATGAAAGAGTATCCGGTCGAGCGGTATTTCCGCGATGCCCGCGTTTGCGAACTGTATGAGGGTACAACCGAG from Candidatus Zixiibacteriota bacterium includes:
- a CDS encoding acyl-CoA dehydrogenase family protein — translated: MDFYLSEDDLMIKETARDFARKRLIPNALKFDEEDGVPRELIDEMAELGYLGMMLPEKYGGLGLSTVSFCGALEEICAACAGVGILMSVQNSLCGEIIYKFGSDYLKDKYLPQLATGLVGSYCVTEPNAGTDVASIATAAEDKGDHFMVNGTKTFVTNGGFAGILIVFAVTDPSLGNKGISCFAIESNTPGIGVGAKEKKCGMRASDTREISFLDVNVPKQNMIGERGAGFKMALTILNSGRIGVSFQSVGIARAALEESIKYSKERKQFKQPIANFQAIQFKLADMATVIDAGRLLGYRAAQLKDEGKSIQREASMSKLFCSQMANHVVNDAVQIHGGYGYMKEYPVERYFRDARVCELYEGTTEAQKMVIARDLLKE